In the genome of Gammaproteobacteria bacterium, the window TGAATAAAATCTGAAAAAATTATTGATTTGTTGTTTCTAAGCAAGGTAGACTTGCGGCCACTAGATAGGCTGGAGTAGGACATTAAGATCCTTGCCTAGCAAGGGCTGTATTGGCTCCCGTTTACGTATTTAATCGTTTATAAATAATTTTGAGGAATGTTCAAATGAATAAAAAGCTTCTTGCTGTCGCAATTGCTTTCGCTTTCTCCCCTGCTGTTATGGCGGATATTAAGTTAATTGGTAAGGTTCAAACTGAGCTGGTTAGTGTTTCTGGTGATGGTGCAACTGCCGGAATTTATTTGGCTGACGGTACTGAAGGTCATAAAATAAATAAAGGCAACGCAGGAGCGTTTGGTGTTTCGATCAAACACGATTTGGGTGGTGGTTTGACTGCGTTGGCGAAAGCCAACTTTAGTATCCAAATGGATGCTAACGCGGTTGGTTTGGGTAAGGGGCGTGATGGTTACGTTGGTTTGAAAGGTGGTTTTGGTACCATCAAGGCTGGTAATATCGCTGTACCTTATAAAATCAGTAATAAATGGGATCCCTTTTGGGCGACCTCCTTGCAGGCTCGTGGTGGTGCGGGCATGTCTCAATTACACAATGGTTATAAACCAAATATGTTGTCTTATGACAATAAATTTGGTGCAGTAAAGTTTGCCGTTGCAGTGGGAATTGATGAGACTCCTGATGGCGCGACTCCAGCAAGTACGAAAGCAGAACACCTTACTTCGTTCAGTGTGAAGGCACCCGTTGGTAGTGATTTTGAATTGGCATTAGCTTACTACGATGATGGTGGTACGGACACTACGGCAGTGAAAGTGGGAGCTAAGTTTAAAAGTGGTGCTATTACTGCGTCAGCTCAGTATGAAACCTTTGGAAAGGGTCTTGTTAGTAAGGCTTCTGTTGTGAATGGTACGGCTTTGCCTTCGACGGACAGTGCAGCAATTGTTTACGGTAACGTTATCTTCAAAATGAGCGCAGCGAATAGCATCGCAGCAGCTTTTGGTAGTACTGCCAGTGATGGCAACAGTGATGTGGGTGATGCCACTTACGGTTCTGTGGGCATGTTGCACAGCTTCAACAAAAAAGTGCGTGGTCATGTGGGTTATCGCAGTGTGACCGGTAAAACCGCTACTGATGAGTCAACCACCTTGGTTGCGGGTCTGCGGGTCAAGTTCTAAGATTAAGTTTATCAAGGAATTTTTTTCCTTGACGGAGCCTTTATGGCTCCGTTTTTTTATGCCCGTTATAAAATTCTAAGATGGTGGTTCTACGGTGCTGGGTTTAGAATAGCGCCACTTCTTTATATGTGAACCGACAAATAGCCATGCACAGCGAAACTTCCCGTATCCGTGAAATTCCTTACAACTACACCTCTTTTGCCGACCGTGAAATCGTCATCCGATTTTTGGGCGAATCCATGTGGACGGTGCTGAACACCCTGCGCGGTGAGCGTAAAACAGGGCGTTCGGCGCGCATGTTGTTTGAAGTGCTGGGTGACATGTGGGTGGTGAGTCGTAACCCCTACATTCAAGACGATCTGCTGCACAACAAGAAGCGCCGTAAAATGCTGATTGAGGCGCTGTCTCATCGTTTGAATCAGATTGTGACGCGCGCCAAAGGCAATCAGCAGGCGCTGTCACTGGCAGAAGCCGCGCGCCGAGCGGTGCATGATTTTGAACAAGAATTTGCTCGGAGCCTGTTGTTAAGGCAGCGCATTTCACAGGCACTGAAAGGCGTGACTCGCAGTGGCAACGTCGATTTTGGTGGTTTGGCGCGTGTGTCTCATGTCACAGATGCCACCGATTGGCGGGTGGAATACCCTTTTGTGGTGATCAATCCCGACAGTGAGCAAGAGGTGTTGGCCATTGTCAAAGCCTGCATTGGGTTGGGTTTGACCATTATTCCTCGTGGTGGCGGTACCGGTTACACCGGCGGAGCCATTCCACTGGACGCGCATTCGGTGGTGATCAACACCGAAAAATTGGAGAGCGTCGGCAAAGTTACTCTGAGTGACATTGCTGGAGTGGATAAAAAAGTGGCGACCATTGCGGTGGAAGCGGGGGTTGTAACCCGTCGGGTGGCGGAAGCGGCGGAAGCGGCGGGTTTTGTCTTTGCGGTTGATCCCACTTCACAAGACGCGTCCACCATCGGCGGCAACATCTCAATGAACGCTGGGGGTAAAAAAGCGGTGTTGTGGGGTACGACGTTGGACAACCTACTCTCATGGAAGATGGTCAGCCCCGATGGTGATTGGTTGGAGGTGGAGCGTCTGAACCACAATTTGGGCAAAATCCACGAGCAGAAACAGGTGGAGTTTCGGCTAGCGCGCTACCGTGCCAACACGCATGAATTGATTGAACCGCCGATTGTGTTGCAGTTTGCGGGGAAATCTCTGCGTAAAGAGGGTTTGGGAAAAGACGTTACGGATAAGTTTCTCGGTGGTCTGCCGGGGGTGCAAAAAGAGGGCTGTGATGGTCTGATCACTTCAGCGGTGTTTATTTTGCATAAAATGCCACAGGTGACACGCACCGTTTGTCTTGAGTTTTATGGCAAAGATCTGCGCAAAGCGGTACCGGCGATTGTGGAACTGAAAGAGTATCTGGACGGTTTGCCGGAGGTGTTGCTCTCAGGATTGGAACATCTGGATGACCGTTACATTAAAGCGGTGGGTTACTCCGCCAAAGCAGCGCGGGGCGTGTTGCCAAAAATGCTGCTGGTGGCGGACATTGCTGGCGAAGATGAAGATGCGGTGGCCAAAGCCGCTTCTCATGTGG includes:
- a CDS encoding porin: MNKKLLAVAIAFAFSPAVMADIKLIGKVQTELVSVSGDGATAGIYLADGTEGHKINKGNAGAFGVSIKHDLGGGLTALAKANFSIQMDANAVGLGKGRDGYVGLKGGFGTIKAGNIAVPYKISNKWDPFWATSLQARGGAGMSQLHNGYKPNMLSYDNKFGAVKFAVAVGIDETPDGATPASTKAEHLTSFSVKAPVGSDFELALAYYDDGGTDTTAVKVGAKFKSGAITASAQYETFGKGLVSKASVVNGTALPSTDSAAIVYGNVIFKMSAANSIAAAFGSTASDGNSDVGDATYGSVGMLHSFNKKVRGHVGYRSVTGKTATDESTTLVAGLRVKF